A single Micromonospora luteifusca DNA region contains:
- a CDS encoding TetR/AcrR family transcriptional regulator — translation MSELSKPRTRRRRADAERSIVATLDAAINLLGRRPEATMEEIAAEAGVARQTVYAHFASRDALLNAIVDRITAEVVAAIDAVELETGPAADTLSRWADASWTLLHRYPILLSPVMASANPQEEHERHLPITQRLDSLIRRGQRSGEFHRDTPADWLVAAILSLGHTAGQQVQADLMSIGDAGTAFRESARRLCARDIDPSGPADTGKAAAEGFDD, via the coding sequence GTGTCTGAGTTATCCAAGCCACGAACGCGACGTCGGCGTGCCGACGCCGAGCGAAGCATCGTTGCAACCCTCGACGCCGCCATCAACCTGCTAGGCAGGCGACCCGAGGCGACCATGGAAGAAATCGCAGCTGAGGCAGGTGTCGCCCGTCAGACCGTCTACGCTCACTTCGCGTCGCGCGACGCGTTGCTCAACGCCATCGTCGATCGAATCACCGCCGAGGTGGTGGCGGCGATCGATGCGGTGGAGCTCGAAACCGGTCCCGCAGCAGACACCCTGAGCCGATGGGCGGATGCCAGTTGGACGCTTCTCCACCGGTACCCGATCCTGCTCAGTCCCGTGATGGCCAGTGCGAACCCGCAGGAAGAGCACGAACGGCATCTGCCGATCACCCAGCGACTCGACTCGCTCATCCGTCGGGGGCAGCGGTCAGGCGAGTTCCACCGGGATACGCCTGCGGATTGGTTGGTGGCAGCCATCCTCAGTCTCGGCCACACCGCCGGACAGCAGGTACAGGCGGACCTGATGAGCATCGGCGATGCTGGCACGGCCTTCCGCGAGAGCGCGCGGCGCCTCTGCGCCAGAGATATCGATCCATCGGGACCGGCAGATACCGGCAAGGCCGCTGCGGAAGGGTTCGACGATTGA
- a CDS encoding alpha/beta hydrolase fold domain-containing protein: MTAIREMYARWAAGDMGEADQWGDVTAEPRGLDYAEVSAGGVPAMWLSPHGVGPDRVIVALHGGGFVSGSLYSHRKMYGHLAKAAGVRVLLATYRRAPEFRFPAQIEDAVTVYRWAAARTQTVALAGDSSGGGLAVQVALREPGAAALLLLSPWIDMDPAQAATSYEENAATDLFFTRPMVQGLIAQYLPEGESGLAPEVNAFHADLSALPPIYVQCGSEESGRGDSERLAKLTGARLDVFDGQLHTFQMAAGRASVADEAIGRLAAWVRPQLGL, from the coding sequence ATGACTGCGATAAGAGAGATGTACGCCCGCTGGGCCGCGGGGGACATGGGTGAGGCCGACCAGTGGGGAGACGTCACAGCCGAGCCACGCGGCTTGGACTACGCGGAGGTGTCGGCGGGCGGTGTGCCGGCGATGTGGCTCAGCCCGCACGGCGTCGGCCCTGACCGGGTGATCGTCGCGCTGCACGGCGGCGGCTTCGTGAGCGGGTCGCTCTACAGCCACCGCAAGATGTACGGGCACCTCGCGAAGGCGGCCGGTGTGCGGGTGCTGCTCGCCACCTATCGGCGGGCCCCCGAGTTCCGCTTCCCGGCCCAGATCGAGGACGCGGTCACGGTGTACCGGTGGGCCGCGGCGCGTACCCAGACGGTGGCGCTGGCGGGCGACTCGTCCGGCGGCGGTCTTGCCGTGCAGGTCGCCCTCCGCGAGCCCGGCGCGGCGGCGCTGCTGTTGCTGTCGCCATGGATCGACATGGACCCGGCGCAGGCCGCCACCTCGTACGAGGAGAATGCCGCAACCGACCTTTTCTTCACTCGGCCGATGGTGCAGGGTCTCATTGCGCAGTACCTGCCCGAGGGAGAAAGTGGGCTTGCGCCGGAGGTCAACGCCTTCCACGCCGACCTGTCCGCGCTGCCTCCGATCTATGTGCAGTGCGGCAGCGAGGAGAGCGGCCGGGGTGACAGCGAGCGCCTCGCGAAGCTGACCGGCGCCCGGCTTGACGTCTTCGACGGGCAGTTGCACACGTTCCAGATGGCGGCCGGGCGCGCATCGGTGGCCGATGAGGCGATTGGGAGGTTGGCCGCATGGGTGCGCCCGCAGCTGGGGCTCTGA
- a CDS encoding nuclear transport factor 2 family protein, translating into MSSEESLPGRNLGAYLMGYPVEVAFGEDDAAAVFDRYHTPDFVLYNDGIPLDREKLLAHVRPARRRAASVHTELHETLVSGDRVAAKYVLTAVMVKGAVITTEIYMFGQLARDGRLQRVDQLTRLVPAPVVAADPTVLPPQ; encoded by the coding sequence ATGTCCAGTGAAGAGAGTCTCCCCGGCCGCAATCTCGGCGCGTACCTCATGGGGTATCCCGTGGAGGTCGCCTTCGGGGAGGACGATGCCGCCGCGGTTTTCGATCGCTACCACACGCCCGACTTCGTGCTCTACAACGACGGGATACCACTCGACCGGGAGAAGCTCCTCGCGCATGTGCGGCCTGCTCGCCGGAGGGCCGCCAGCGTGCATACCGAACTTCATGAGACCTTGGTGTCTGGTGACCGCGTGGCGGCCAAATACGTCCTGACCGCGGTTATGGTCAAGGGCGCCGTCATCACCACCGAGATCTACATGTTCGGCCAGCTGGCCCGAGATGGGCGACTACAACGGGTCGACCAGCTGACGCGCCTGGTTCCGGCGCCCGTGGTGGCCGCAGACCCGACCGTGCTGCCGCCGCAATGA
- a CDS encoding RNA polymerase subunit sigma-70 produces MGAPAAGALTEAFEGERRGLFAHAYRMLGAYHEAEDVVQDTYVRALRGWGTFERRSSVRTWLYRIATNVCLNVIEGRGRRALSSGLGPDDLGPWLEPLPTDPADLVTARESVRLAFVVGLQHLAPRQRAVLLLREVLAFSAAETGEALGMSVPAVKSALQRARARLAEAAPARDDVLDASSPRARELLGRYMAAWEASDADAFREILRADASIDPVGSPASYDGREACLAFATPAMRTAGDWRMVATEANGQPAAVAWFRGEPFGVAVLTVAEDGILAITLFQNPQVAESFAPAPAPPCCEGSVRSAVGSGSGRLE; encoded by the coding sequence ATGGGTGCGCCCGCAGCTGGGGCTCTGACGGAAGCCTTCGAGGGGGAACGTCGGGGGTTGTTCGCCCACGCGTACCGGATGCTTGGCGCCTATCACGAGGCCGAGGACGTCGTGCAGGACACGTACGTGCGGGCCCTGCGCGGGTGGGGGACGTTTGAACGGCGTTCGTCGGTACGGACCTGGCTCTACCGGATCGCCACGAACGTCTGCCTGAACGTGATCGAGGGCCGCGGGCGGCGCGCGCTCTCGTCCGGTCTCGGTCCGGACGACCTGGGTCCATGGCTTGAGCCGCTCCCGACGGATCCGGCCGATCTGGTGACCGCGCGGGAGAGTGTGCGGCTCGCCTTCGTGGTCGGGTTGCAACACCTCGCTCCCCGGCAGCGCGCCGTCCTGCTCTTGCGGGAGGTGCTGGCCTTCTCGGCGGCCGAGACCGGCGAGGCGCTGGGCATGTCCGTGCCGGCCGTGAAGAGCGCCCTGCAGCGGGCCAGGGCCCGGCTCGCCGAGGCGGCTCCCGCCCGCGACGATGTGCTGGACGCCTCCTCGCCCCGGGCCCGGGAGTTGCTTGGCAGGTACATGGCCGCGTGGGAGGCGTCCGACGCGGACGCCTTTCGCGAAATACTGCGCGCGGACGCGTCCATCGATCCGGTCGGCTCGCCGGCCTCGTACGACGGTCGTGAGGCGTGCCTGGCCTTCGCGACGCCTGCGATGCGCACCGCCGGGGATTGGCGGATGGTGGCGACCGAGGCAAACGGCCAGCCCGCCGCAGTGGCGTGGTTCCGCGGCGAGCCCTTCGGCGTGGCGGTGCTGACGGTCGCCGAGGACGGGATCCTCGCGATCACGCTTTTCCAGAACCCGCAGGTGGCGGAATCGTTCGCACCAGCGCCCGCTCCGCCGTGCTGCGAGGGTTCGGTGAGGTCGGCCGTAGGATCTGGGAGTGGCCGACTTGAATGA
- a CDS encoding nuclear transport factor 2 family protein produces the protein MTSADPRDIARRLYTAMADGDAGTIAELLHPAVTLSVPGTNPVAGRYEGTASLARFLAASAAVVPGGVRTQVIEVLGGGRHAAVYGISRATRPGQPPLENHTLHLITVDKGSIISIDIYNRDQSSVDAFWS, from the coding sequence ATGACCTCGGCCGACCCCCGCGACATCGCGCGTCGGCTCTACACGGCCATGGCCGACGGCGACGCGGGGACCATCGCCGAACTGCTCCATCCCGCAGTAACCCTGTCCGTGCCAGGCACCAATCCGGTTGCCGGCCGGTACGAAGGCACGGCCAGCCTCGCCCGGTTCCTAGCCGCCAGCGCCGCGGTCGTCCCAGGCGGCGTGCGGACCCAGGTCATCGAGGTCCTGGGCGGCGGTCGGCACGCCGCGGTCTACGGCATCTCCCGTGCTACCCGACCCGGACAGCCACCACTTGAGAACCACACCCTTCACCTCATCACCGTCGACAAAGGGTCGATCATCTCTATCGACATTTATAACCGGGACCAGTCATCGGTCGACGCGTTTTGGTCCTGA